One stretch of Priestia megaterium DNA includes these proteins:
- a CDS encoding GNAT family N-acetyltransferase has protein sequence MLKSGELVGTAVKLVPLEKMHEQGLYEAAKPKEIWEHLPVKVHSLSDMKQLIESALTAKQEGREFPYAVFDVESNSIVGSTRFLDISLPNKSLEIGWTWYHPSVWRTRVNTECKYLLLKYCFEELKLHRVQFKTDVQNKRSRAAIMRLGATQEGIIRKHMVLPEGYVRDSVIFSIIDDEWPAVKKRLEEFLHAASKVNKENVSN, from the coding sequence TTGAAAAAATGCATGAGCAAGGACTCTATGAAGCTGCAAAACCGAAAGAGATTTGGGAGCATCTCCCCGTAAAAGTTCATAGTCTAAGTGATATGAAACAGCTGATCGAAAGTGCTTTAACAGCAAAGCAAGAAGGAAGAGAATTTCCTTATGCTGTGTTTGACGTAGAATCAAACTCCATTGTAGGAAGCACGAGATTTTTAGATATATCACTTCCAAACAAAAGCCTAGAAATAGGGTGGACGTGGTACCATCCATCCGTGTGGCGCACCCGGGTCAATACGGAGTGTAAGTATTTATTATTAAAATACTGTTTTGAAGAGCTGAAGCTTCATAGAGTTCAATTTAAAACGGATGTGCAAAACAAACGGTCCAGAGCGGCCATTATGAGGTTAGGGGCCACTCAAGAAGGCATTATCAGAAAACACATGGTTTTACCTGAAGGATACGTCCGAGATTCGGTTATCTTCAGTATTATTGATGACGAATGGCCGGCGGTAAAAAAGCGATTAGAAGAATTTTTGCACGCAGCCAGTAAGGTAAACAAAGAGAATGTAAGTAATTAA